A stretch of Pseudorhodobacter turbinis DNA encodes these proteins:
- a CDS encoding ABC transporter substrate-binding protein, which yields MNNTKLRDQSKASALMMTSALLLTLGASVPAFADGQTGGTLRILGSGDLDHYDPTSVGTTTANSFVRATQRTLISYESSTDELTRIAPQGDLATEVPQPTNNGLTYTFTLRDGVAWDAPSGARAITAADFERGIKRACNPALGTPFLTYYISLIDGLDTFCDGFSKVEPTVEAMKAYIEGNDIAGIETPDDKTIIMNLKEQAGDFIYMMTLSAAAPAPVEVLDYMPDGPEYRSNFIASGPYTIAEYIPDTLLKLKRNAAWNAESDTLRKAYVDEIEMTLGLQPDAAIQQIQAGDADMVFDILVPPALLPMLQATGDDKVMAVAVGRTSFIFINTLSNNNNGGLRDVKVRQALNYAIDKAAIVQQLGGSYVAAPQNGIFGPGVLGYHDFDLYPSPDHKGDPEKAKALLAEAGFPDGLTLKMPFRSLNNESAIAQTIQAAYKKAGIELELIPVSAADYYPKFLTSVENTTSGGWDIAPVSWSPDWAGGAARSVFQPQFSFDGRHQTYNYTDYNNDAANAKAAEATNATTPEDVGKLWGEVDAIVMGDAPIVPINSQNVVVYRSEATQNFQPYALSANGDWTNVWLDR from the coding sequence ATGAACAATACAAAATTACGCGATCAATCAAAGGCATCGGCGTTGATGATGACCAGCGCTCTGCTGCTTACCTTGGGCGCAAGCGTTCCGGCCTTTGCGGATGGACAGACAGGGGGAACATTGCGAATTTTGGGTTCGGGCGATCTTGATCACTATGATCCGACAAGTGTTGGGACCACCACCGCAAACAGCTTCGTGCGCGCGACCCAGCGGACATTGATCAGCTACGAATCCTCTACTGATGAGTTGACTCGTATTGCCCCGCAGGGCGATCTTGCAACCGAAGTGCCGCAGCCCACCAACAACGGGCTTACATATACCTTCACGCTGCGCGATGGCGTGGCTTGGGATGCCCCATCGGGCGCGCGGGCCATCACGGCGGCTGACTTTGAACGCGGTATTAAGCGCGCGTGCAACCCCGCACTTGGCACCCCGTTCCTGACCTATTACATTTCGCTTATTGATGGGCTTGATACGTTCTGCGACGGGTTTTCAAAGGTGGAACCCACCGTTGAAGCAATGAAGGCCTATATTGAGGGCAATGATATCGCGGGCATTGAAACCCCCGATGACAAGACAATCATCATGAATCTGAAAGAGCAGGCGGGCGATTTCATCTATATGATGACGCTTTCCGCCGCTGCCCCTGCCCCGGTCGAGGTGCTGGATTACATGCCCGACGGCCCGGAGTATCGGTCCAACTTTATTGCATCAGGCCCTTATACCATTGCGGAATATATTCCCGATACACTGCTCAAGCTAAAGCGTAACGCCGCGTGGAATGCCGAGAGCGATACATTGCGCAAAGCCTATGTCGATGAAATTGAGATGACACTGGGCCTGCAACCAGACGCTGCGATCCAACAGATTCAAGCCGGCGATGCCGATATGGTTTTTGACATTCTGGTGCCACCTGCCCTGTTGCCAATGCTGCAGGCTACGGGCGACGATAAGGTGATGGCGGTTGCCGTTGGCCGCACATCGTTTATCTTTATCAACACGTTGTCAAATAACAATAACGGCGGGCTGCGCGACGTGAAAGTACGTCAGGCCTTGAACTATGCCATCGACAAGGCGGCGATTGTCCAGCAGTTGGGCGGATCGTATGTGGCCGCGCCGCAAAACGGGATCTTCGGGCCGGGCGTCCTTGGCTATCATGACTTTGATCTGTATCCATCGCCGGACCACAAGGGCGATCCGGAAAAAGCCAAGGCGCTGTTGGCCGAAGCAGGCTTTCCAGATGGGCTGACCCTGAAAATGCCGTTCCGCAGCCTGAACAACGAATCCGCTATCGCCCAGACCATCCAAGCCGCCTATAAAAAGGCCGGGATTGAGCTGGAACTGATCCCGGTTTCGGCTGCTGACTATTACCCAAAATTCCTGACAAGTGTGGAAAACACCACGTCTGGCGGTTGGGATATTGCCCCGGTCAGCTGGTCGCCGGATTGGGCTGGCGGTGCTGCGCGTTCGGTTTTCCAGCCGCAGTTCAGCTTTGATGGCCGCCATCAAACTTACAACTACACCGATTACAACAATGACGCGGCCAACGCCAAAGCAGCTGAAGCGACCAATGCCACCACACCCGAAGATGTTGGAAAACTCTGGGGTGAGGTGGACGCCATCGTGATGGGCGATGCACCGATTGTGCCCATCAACTCGCAAAACGTGGTAGTCTATCGCAGCGAAGCCACCCAAAACTTCCAGCCCTACGCGCTAAGTGCGAATGGGGATTGGACCAATGTTTGGCTGGATCGCTGA
- a CDS encoding ABC transporter ATP-binding protein, translating to MPLIEARNINIRIPTEDGMLYAAKNISFSVEAGSLFGIAGESGSGKSVLTQAIMGLLPGVEIEGECLFDGRDMLQITEAERRALRGKHIGMVFQDPMSSLHPYYSIGQQITEVIHTHETVSKRDAQSRAAEMLTKVGIQDAEDRLDDYPHQFSGGMRQRVMIAMALVLRPALIIADEPTTALDVTVQAQIMALLGQMRHELGVTIIMITHDLGLLSSIADHVMVMYAGSPLEIGPANAVFRAPSHPYTMGLLRSSPGAADSRNALVSIAGRPPSLLARPHACIFAPRCDQVAAICRTDPPPLRLYSDGTAALCHFEAKLPAPGNPKQAAPKPAQQAATLLKVKDVRLTYKIKSGFARARELEVLKGISLNVARGETLGIVGESGCGKSTLARAIAGLIPITSGNISFDGQDVGSLTAPEWRAMRKRVQVVFQDPYGSLNPRRRVGAIIGEPFRIHNLASGAVRKREVCQLMELVGLNPEHYNRFPSEFSGGQRQRIGVARALALQPDLLILDEPVSALDVSIQAQILNLMQDIQDEMGLTYLFISHDLTVVRHMCDTIAVMDGGRIIEMAKTEDIFNSPREDYTRTLLAASHVPPTPTLDTDRKLLEIIDGGTA from the coding sequence ATGCCCCTGATCGAAGCACGCAATATCAACATCCGAATTCCAACCGAGGATGGCATGCTTTATGCTGCCAAGAACATCTCATTCTCGGTAGAGGCGGGCAGCCTGTTTGGTATCGCGGGCGAAAGCGGGTCTGGCAAAAGTGTGCTGACTCAGGCGATCATGGGCTTGCTTCCCGGCGTCGAAATTGAGGGCGAATGCCTGTTTGACGGTCGCGATATGCTGCAAATAACCGAGGCAGAGCGCCGCGCCCTGCGTGGTAAGCATATTGGCATGGTCTTTCAAGATCCGATGTCCAGCCTGCACCCCTATTATTCCATTGGCCAGCAGATCACTGAGGTGATCCACACCCATGAAACCGTGTCGAAACGTGACGCACAGAGTCGCGCGGCCGAAATGCTGACCAAGGTTGGTATTCAGGATGCCGAAGACCGCCTTGATGATTATCCGCACCAGTTTTCCGGCGGGATGCGCCAGCGCGTGATGATCGCGATGGCGCTGGTATTGCGGCCAGCCTTGATTATTGCGGATGAACCGACGACCGCGCTGGATGTGACTGTTCAGGCGCAGATCATGGCGCTGTTGGGCCAGATGCGGCATGAATTGGGCGTGACCATCATTATGATCACGCATGATTTGGGATTGCTTTCCTCGATCGCGGATCATGTTATGGTGATGTATGCGGGCAGCCCTTTGGAAATTGGCCCTGCCAACGCTGTATTTCGCGCGCCGTCACATCCCTACACGATGGGTCTGCTGCGTTCGTCACCCGGTGCCGCAGACTCGCGCAATGCATTGGTCTCCATCGCCGGGCGTCCGCCCAGCCTTTTGGCACGACCCCACGCCTGCATTTTCGCCCCACGATGCGACCAGGTGGCTGCGATTTGCCGAACCGACCCGCCGCCCCTGCGTCTTTACAGCGACGGCACCGCAGCGCTTTGCCATTTTGAAGCAAAGCTACCAGCCCCCGGCAATCCCAAACAGGCGGCACCAAAGCCAGCGCAGCAGGCAGCGACACTTTTAAAAGTTAAAGACGTTCGGCTGACCTACAAGATCAAATCCGGCTTTGCGCGGGCCCGCGAACTGGAGGTGTTGAAAGGCATTTCACTGAACGTAGCCCGCGGCGAGACGCTGGGCATTGTTGGCGAGTCCGGTTGTGGGAAATCCACACTGGCGCGCGCGATTGCCGGGCTTATACCGATCACTTCGGGCAACATCTCGTTTGATGGCCAAGACGTGGGCAGCTTGACCGCCCCCGAATGGCGCGCAATGCGAAAGCGGGTGCAGGTGGTGTTTCAAGACCCCTACGGCTCGCTTAACCCGCGCCGCCGTGTGGGGGCGATTATTGGCGAGCCGTTTCGCATTCACAACCTTGCATCGGGTGCTGTGCGCAAGCGCGAGGTCTGTCAGTTGATGGAATTGGTTGGCTTAAACCCTGAGCATTACAACCGCTTTCCATCGGAGTTTTCCGGGGGGCAACGGCAGCGGATCGGCGTTGCGCGCGCCCTTGCGTTGCAGCCGGATCTGTTGATCCTAGATGAACCGGTATCGGCGCTTGACGTGTCGATTCAGGCGCAAATTTTGAACCTAATGCAAGATATTCAAGACGAAATGGGCCTGACCTATTTGTTCATTTCGCATGACCTGACGGTGGTGCGTCATATGTGTGACACGATTGCGGTAATGGATGGCGGGCGGATCATTGAGATGGCCAAAACCGAAGACATATTCAACAGCCCGCGTGAAGACTATACTCGCACGCTGTTGGCGGCGTCCCATGTGCCACCAACGCCCACGCTCGACACTGATCGCAAGCTTTTGGAAATCATAGACGGGGGCACAGCATGA
- a CDS encoding ABC transporter permease — MTNTEVATEDETGPVVVQRSSASLTFRRLMRDPASLTAFLFIVFLFAFALLAPSVAEWTGHGPIDQYRDIAMSPVGLPVGPNGEFLFGADQLGRDILVRIAYGARVSLLVGVIASIAAATIGVTIGMTAGYFGGWLDTVLGRFMDLVMSVPFLLCALALVSVFGASLLLSVSVIVFFTWTPIGRVIRAETASLARRDFVQASRSLGASHSSILLRDILPNLSVPIIIYSTMMIPNAIVFEATLSFLGMGIAPPTPSWGGMLAEAGANSMYLVAWWMVFFPGMALLGATLAFNILGDGLRDALDPAGRRIAKHAMAKAKG; from the coding sequence ATGACAAATACAGAGGTTGCCACCGAAGACGAAACCGGCCCCGTGGTTGTGCAGCGTTCCTCTGCCAGCTTGACGTTTCGCAGGTTAATGCGCGACCCGGCTAGCCTGACAGCATTTCTCTTCATCGTCTTTCTGTTCGCATTTGCGCTTCTGGCTCCATCGGTTGCCGAATGGACAGGACATGGCCCGATTGACCAATACCGCGACATTGCCATGTCGCCTGTTGGGCTGCCGGTTGGCCCGAATGGGGAATTTCTGTTCGGGGCAGATCAGCTTGGCCGCGATATCCTAGTGCGTATCGCGTATGGTGCGCGGGTGTCCTTGCTGGTGGGAGTGATTGCATCGATTGCAGCCGCGACAATCGGGGTTACCATCGGCATGACGGCGGGGTATTTTGGCGGCTGGCTGGATACGGTGCTGGGCCGGTTCATGGATCTTGTGATGTCGGTGCCATTCCTGTTGTGCGCGCTGGCGCTGGTATCAGTGTTTGGCGCATCGCTTTTGCTTTCGGTCAGTGTGATCGTATTTTTCACATGGACACCGATAGGCCGTGTCATACGAGCCGAAACAGCATCGCTGGCGCGGCGTGATTTTGTGCAGGCCAGTCGGTCCCTAGGCGCAAGTCACAGCTCTATCCTGCTACGAGACATCCTTCCTAATCTGTCGGTGCCGATCATTATTTATTCTACAATGATGATCCCCAATGCCATCGTGTTTGAGGCGACACTGTCTTTCCTCGGCATGGGAATCGCCCCCCCTACGCCGTCATGGGGCGGCATGTTGGCTGAGGCGGGGGCGAATTCGATGTATCTTGTGGCTTGGTGGATGGTGTTCTTTCCCGGCATGGCGCTCTTAGGGGCGACCTTGGCATTCAATATTTTGGGTGACGGACTACGCGACGCGCTGGACCCAGCAGGCCGCCGTATCGCAAAGCACGCCATGGCCAAGGCAAAGGGGTAA
- a CDS encoding ABC transporter permease, with protein sequence MAGFIAKRLGFGLMVLFTLSIFVFFLFFVAPGDPARIVAGEKASAAQLEQVRQNLGLDKPMIEQYFRFAGRALQGDLGFSYRNQQPVTEIILRRIPATLSLVLGGVVFWLALGVPIGIMSARYPGTWKDRAGQVFILLGLSFPTFVLGMLSLYTLYFLPRKAGFTLFPPGGYRPLLDDPLIWAWYLALPWMTLALVTAAIYARLTRGQLLQVLSEDYIRTARAKGLSERKVVYKHGLRATLTPLVTQLGADIAILLGGAIVIEQVYGLQGVGALAVQAVRNQDRPIIIGVVLMGGLFIVLSNIVVDLLYAALDPRMR encoded by the coding sequence ATGGCAGGTTTCATTGCAAAGCGCCTTGGTTTTGGCCTGATGGTGCTGTTCACGCTCAGCATCTTTGTCTTCTTTTTGTTCTTTGTCGCACCCGGTGATCCGGCCCGTATTGTCGCGGGCGAAAAGGCAAGCGCGGCGCAGTTGGAGCAGGTGCGCCAGAACCTTGGGTTAGACAAGCCGATGATCGAGCAATATTTCAGATTTGCCGGGCGCGCTTTGCAGGGTGATTTGGGATTCTCCTATCGCAATCAGCAGCCTGTGACGGAAATTATTTTGCGTCGGATCCCCGCCACCTTGTCCTTGGTGCTAGGAGGTGTGGTCTTTTGGTTGGCGCTAGGGGTGCCCATCGGCATCATGTCGGCCCGCTATCCCGGAACGTGGAAAGATCGCGCGGGGCAAGTGTTCATCTTGCTGGGCCTGTCATTTCCAACTTTTGTTCTGGGGATGTTATCGCTTTACACGCTGTATTTTCTGCCACGCAAAGCGGGTTTTACGCTGTTCCCACCGGGCGGGTATAGACCCTTGCTTGACGATCCCCTGATCTGGGCGTGGTATCTGGCTTTGCCGTGGATGACGTTGGCGCTGGTGACAGCAGCGATTTATGCCCGGCTGACCCGGGGGCAGTTGCTGCAAGTCCTCAGCGAGGATTACATCCGCACCGCCCGTGCCAAGGGATTGAGCGAGCGCAAGGTCGTTTACAAGCACGGCTTACGCGCCACCCTGACGCCGCTTGTCACACAGCTTGGCGCGGATATCGCCATTTTGTTGGGCGGCGCGATTGTAATTGAACAGGTTTATGGCTTGCAGGGCGTAGGTGCGCTGGCGGTGCAGGCCGTGCGCAACCAAGACCGCCCGATTATCATCGGTGTTGTGCTGATGGGTGGGTTGTTCATCGTCCTGTCCAATATCGTGGTCGACCTGCTTTATGCAGCACTTGACCCCAGAATGCGCTAA
- a CDS encoding alpha/beta fold hydrolase: MTQYHIPAYVIRDHLVSVPLDWNQPDGETIKVFAREVTARGRESDNLPLLVFLQGGPGGKSPRPNEGPGWLSIATKRFRVLLLDQRGTGQSSPVQGRKMATMDGETGGRYLACFRAESIIKDCERIRKTLYDGARWFTLGQSYGGFLTLSYLSFAPEALLGCYVTGGMAGINASAEDIYRHTYPRVAHKNALYFQRYPQDRAALDRLADHLETHDVRLPDDDRLTVRRLQYLGMNLGMSNGFEVIHWLLAEAFCDDGALSDSFLAAIQVETGFDHNPLFAAVHEAIYAQNGARTRWAADRILADLPAFDAKARPILFTGEMIYPWMFDDIRALHPFAAAAHALAEMPLDAPLYDTARLAANEVPVWAAVYTDDMYVDAGLSLKTARGLGNVRMWQTSEFEHNGLRQSPRVLQHLFDMEHDLAGQNHFIG; the protein is encoded by the coding sequence ATGACGCAATATCACATTCCCGCTTACGTTATCCGCGATCATCTGGTGTCAGTGCCACTGGATTGGAACCAACCCGACGGCGAAACCATCAAGGTTTTCGCCCGTGAAGTCACTGCGCGCGGGCGGGAGTCGGACAACCTGCCGCTGCTGGTCTTCTTGCAAGGTGGACCGGGCGGCAAATCGCCGCGCCCGAATGAGGGGCCGGGCTGGCTGAGTATTGCGACCAAGCGGTTTCGTGTGCTGCTGCTGGATCAGCGCGGCACGGGTCAATCCAGCCCTGTGCAGGGGCGTAAAATGGCTACGATGGATGGGGAAACCGGCGGGCGCTATTTGGCGTGTTTTCGCGCCGAAAGTATCATCAAGGATTGTGAGCGTATTCGCAAAACGCTTTACGACGGCGCGCGTTGGTTCACCTTGGGCCAAAGTTATGGCGGCTTTCTGACCCTTAGCTATCTGTCCTTTGCACCCGAGGCTTTGCTGGGCTGCTATGTGACAGGCGGTATGGCAGGCATCAATGCCAGTGCCGAAGATATTTACCGCCACACCTATCCGCGCGTGGCCCATAAAAATGCGCTGTATTTCCAACGCTACCCGCAAGATCGGGCTGCACTGGACCGATTGGCTGATCACCTTGAAACGCATGACGTGCGGCTGCCCGATGACGACCGCCTGACCGTGCGCCGACTGCAATATTTGGGCATGAACCTTGGCATGTCTAACGGGTTTGAGGTGATCCATTGGCTGCTGGCAGAGGCGTTTTGCGATGACGGCGCGCTGTCTGACAGCTTCCTTGCCGCCATTCAGGTCGAAACCGGGTTTGATCACAACCCGCTATTTGCGGCGGTCCATGAGGCGATCTATGCCCAGAATGGCGCGCGCACCCGCTGGGCGGCAGATAGGATCTTGGCCGATCTGCCCGCGTTTGATGCCAAGGCGCGGCCGATCTTGTTCACAGGAGAGATGATCTATCCTTGGATGTTTGACGATATCCGCGCGCTGCACCCTTTTGCAGCGGCTGCCCACGCACTGGCCGAAATGCCACTGGACGCCCCGCTTTATGACACGGCAAGACTAGCCGCGAATGAGGTGCCTGTCTGGGCCGCAGTCTATACCGATGATATGTATGTTGATGCTGGGCTTTCGCTGAAAACCGCGCGGGGGCTTGGCAACGTGCGGATGTGGCAAACCAGCGAATTTGAACATAACGGCTTGCGCCAAAGCCCCCGCGTTTTGCAGCATCTTTTTGATATGGAGCATGATCTTGCAGGCCAAAACCACTTCATCGGCTGA